One window of the Sparus aurata chromosome 17, fSpaAur1.1, whole genome shotgun sequence genome contains the following:
- the ecm1b gene encoding extracellular matrix protein 1 gives MGSSRALICSTAFVLVLLSAASQDEHNDEQRELTFDHDEILQEMQQPDSFMLQRPLDLSEMLNPEEIQQMMLQRPVLPEGNPRPGFSAPARRRPSFRPRSFGGPPALEYPVQFPLARPSSDNLPAICLHGDQRPLYPDSYFPLSGFGQLKRRASAVNNAEFWFSSCCQQNETWGKDVTLCCATQAWELSVDSFCEEDTSVKDRIYDCCKHSGSDRLNCFHNDAPNPSYGPTEELPVPPLTSTSTDSFSFDPNTCQGQRTVMTPYAVRESRRKKMKKPFTSQKVDINFPPGRPTADTIESLCNNQKLRPLYTVKCLPGSGFEQLARQAKSVNRIEKGFKQCCKKKQDALKCADQKWREELDKFCVGEKGGQVDFHCCSAAEGENDRYDCFQSTSPDPHYNMTTATEELSLSKICDTHKIIKKKFSVGFPLKSFVSQCCPLPEQDKASCFVQTLRDKSEKMCSSLKASPPAVRRCCRTSSEESPQCISKILMDAVTKATNVLRQKKKKRCPLS, from the exons ATGGGCTCCTCTCGGGCTCTGATCTGCTCCACCGCGTTTGTGTTGGTTCTGCTGAGCGCAGCGTCCCAAG ATGAGCACAACGATGAGCAGCGCGAACTCACCTTTGACCATGACGAAATCCTGCAAG aGATGCAACAACCAGATTCATTCATGTTGCAGAGACCGTTGGACTTGTCTGAGATGTTGAACCCTGAAG aGATACAACAAATGATGTTGCAGAGACCGGTGCTTCCTGAag GGAATCCCAGACCAGGATTCTCGGCACCTGCAAGAC GCCGACCAAGTTTTCGGCCCCGTTCCTTTGGTGGTCCTCCCGCGCTGGAATATCCCGTTCAGTTCCCCCTCGCCCGGCCGTCCTCTGACAATCTCCCAGCTATCTGTCTCCATGGAGATCAGCGTCCCCTCTACCCAGACTCTTACTTTCCTCTCTCTGGTTTTGGCCAGCTGAAGCGAAGGGCCAGCGCTGTCAATAATGCAGAGTTCTGGTTCAGTTCATGTTGTCAACAGAACGAGACATGGGGGAAGGACGTTACGCTGTGTTGCGCCACACAGGCG TGGGAGCTGTCGGTCGATTCCTTCTGTGAGGAGGACACATCAGTGAAGGATCGTATCTATGACTGCTGCAAGCACAGTGGCAGTGACAGGTTAAACTGCTTCCACAACGACGCTCCAAACCCAAGCTACGGGCCGACAGAGGAGCTGCCGGTGCCAccgctcacctccacctccaccgaCAGCTTCAGCTTTGACCCCAACACTTGCCAGGGCCAGAG GACTGTGATGACTCCTTATGCCGTcagagaaagcagaagaaagaagatgaagaaaccATTTACTTCCCAAAAAGTTGACATTAACTTTCCTCCTGGACGACCCACAGCTGACACCATTGAGTCACTGTGTAACAACCAGAAGCTACGGCCCCTCTATACTGTCAAGTGCCTGCCCGGGTCAGGCTTCGAGCAGCTGGCTCGCCAGGCAAAGAGTGTGAATCGTATTGAAAAGGGATTCAAACAGTGTTGCAAAAAGAAGCAGGATGCGCTCAAATGTGCCGACCAGAAG TGGCGTGAAGAGCTTGACAAGTTTTGCGTGGGTGAGAAAGGCGGACAGGTGGATTTCCACTGTTGTTCCGCGGCTGAGGGGGAAAATGATCGATATGACTGTTTCCAATCAACTTCTCCCGACCCACATTACAATATGACAACCGCCACTGAGGAGCTCTCACTGAGCAAGATCTGTGACACTCACAAGATCATCAAGAAGAA GTTCTCTGTCGGTTTTCCTCTCAAGAGCTTTGTGAGCCAATGCTGCCCCCTGCCTGAACAAGACAAGGCCTCTTGTTTTGTGCAAACG CTGAGGGATAAGTCAGAGAAGATGTGTTCATCATTAAAGGCTTCCCCTCCAGCTGTCCGCCGCTGTTGTCGCACCTCCTCAGAAGAATCTCCACAGTGTATCTCCAAAATTCTCATGGATGCTGTCACCAAGGCAACCAATGTCTTAcgtcaaaagaagaagaaaaggtgCCCTCTCTCCTAA
- the rorc gene encoding nuclear receptor ROR-alpha A isoform X1: MEYEEPGAPLADNPIKRGGAVSKKTHLTQIEVIPCKICGDKSSGVHYGVITCEGCKGFFRRSQLPTVSYSCSRQSNCQIDRASRNRCQHCRLQKCLAQGMSRDAVKFGRMSKRQRDSLIAEVERHRQQQQQQQQLQGDTQSVLSYPTKARQDRSPQLLQPIAYPFSGDADLLSYTAEMHPHLVCSTYESQMSGMIYRGSGVSPTSRSQGRGDNGSHPDIRGFDSRQASHDMMAIHAYNPLEDPYSLYPHSLRNMDELCASIVRSHRETSQYRVEELQALRWKLFSREEIQTYQNKSVDEMWQHCAIRLTDAVQYVVEFAKHIPGFRMLSQNDQIALLKTGSMEVVLVRMSRFFNTENNTVFFDGKFAGAEVFKSLACGDLITAVFEFAHNMCALKLTEHQIALFSALVLINTDRPCLEDRGRVQRVQKSVELGLTHILHRDNQESLMHKLYQKMAELRSLCSMHMEKLRWFSQRYPLTAHSLFPPLYKELFASEAELLPGTTH; this comes from the exons CCCAGATTGAAGTTATCCCCTGCAAGATCTGTGGTGATAAGTCCTCTGGAGTGCATTATGGAGTCATCACTTGTGAGGGCTGCAAG GGATTCTTCCGGCGTAGCCAGCTGCCTACCGTATCCTACTCGTGCTCCAGGCAGAGCAACTGTCAGATCGACCGGGCCAGCCGCAACCGCTGCCAACACTGCCGTCTGCAGAAGTGCTTGGCGCAGGGCATGAGCAGAGATg CTGTGAAGTTTGGCCGGATGTCCAAACGTCAGCGGGACTCTCTGATCGCTGAGGTGGAGAGACaccgtcagcagcagcagcaacagcagcagctacagggaGACACCCAGTCTGTCTTGTCCTACCCCACCAAGGCCCGTCAAGACCGTTccccgcagctccttcagcccATTGCCTACCCCTTCAGCGGTGACGCCGATCTACTGTCTTACACCGCTGAAATGCACCCTCACCTGGTGTGCTCTACATACGAGTCGCAGATGTCGGGTATGATCTACCGAGGCTCAGGTGTCTCTCCCACATCGAGATCCCAGGGAAGGGGGGATAACGGTAGTCACCCCGACATAAGAG GGTTTGACTCCAGACAAGCATCTCATGATATGATGGCAATTCATGCCTACAATCCTCTGGAGGACCCTTACAGCCTCTATCCTCACTCTCTGAGAAACATGG ATGAGCTGTGTGCCAGCATTGTGCGCTCCCACAGAGAGACCAGCCAGTACCgagtggaggagctgcaggctctCAGATGGAAGCTGTTCAGCAGAGAGGAGATCCAAACCTACCAGAACAAA TCAGTTGATGAGATGTGGCAGCACTGTGCCATCCGGCTCACTGATGCAGTGCAGTATGTGGTGGAGTTCGCGAAACACATCCCAGGCTTCCGGATGCTCAGCCAGAATGACCAGATCGCTCTCCTGAAGACTG GCTCCATGGAGGTGGTTCTGGTCAGGATGAGTCGGTTCttcaacacagaaaacaacactgTCTTCTTTGACGGGAAGTTTGCCGGAGCTGAAGTCTTCAAGTCTTTGG CATGTGGTGATTTAATCACAGCCGTGTTTGAGTTTGCTCACAACATGTGTGCTCTGAAGCTTACTGAGCACCAGATCGCTCTCTTCAGTGCTCTTGTGCTGATCAACACAG ATCGTCCATGTCTGGAGGATAGAGGCAGGGTTCAGCGAGTGCAAAAAAGCGTGGAGTTAGGACTCACACACATTCTACACCGAGACAACCAAGAAAGTCTTATGCACAAG CTGTACCAGAAGATGGCAGAGTTGCGTTCGCTGTGCAGTATGCACATGGAGAAGCTGCGCTGGTTCAGTCAGCGTTACCCGCTCACTGCTCACTCACTGTTCCCTCCGCTGTACAAGGAGCTGTTCGCCTCTGAGGCCGAGCTGCTGCCGGGGACCACTCactga
- the rorc gene encoding nuclear receptor ROR-alpha A isoform X2, which produces MMRAQIEVIPCKICGDKSSGVHYGVITCEGCKGFFRRSQLPTVSYSCSRQSNCQIDRASRNRCQHCRLQKCLAQGMSRDAVKFGRMSKRQRDSLIAEVERHRQQQQQQQQLQGDTQSVLSYPTKARQDRSPQLLQPIAYPFSGDADLLSYTAEMHPHLVCSTYESQMSGMIYRGSGVSPTSRSQGRGDNGSHPDIRGFDSRQASHDMMAIHAYNPLEDPYSLYPHSLRNMDELCASIVRSHRETSQYRVEELQALRWKLFSREEIQTYQNKSVDEMWQHCAIRLTDAVQYVVEFAKHIPGFRMLSQNDQIALLKTGSMEVVLVRMSRFFNTENNTVFFDGKFAGAEVFKSLACGDLITAVFEFAHNMCALKLTEHQIALFSALVLINTDRPCLEDRGRVQRVQKSVELGLTHILHRDNQESLMHKLYQKMAELRSLCSMHMEKLRWFSQRYPLTAHSLFPPLYKELFASEAELLPGTTH; this is translated from the exons CCCAGATTGAAGTTATCCCCTGCAAGATCTGTGGTGATAAGTCCTCTGGAGTGCATTATGGAGTCATCACTTGTGAGGGCTGCAAG GGATTCTTCCGGCGTAGCCAGCTGCCTACCGTATCCTACTCGTGCTCCAGGCAGAGCAACTGTCAGATCGACCGGGCCAGCCGCAACCGCTGCCAACACTGCCGTCTGCAGAAGTGCTTGGCGCAGGGCATGAGCAGAGATg CTGTGAAGTTTGGCCGGATGTCCAAACGTCAGCGGGACTCTCTGATCGCTGAGGTGGAGAGACaccgtcagcagcagcagcaacagcagcagctacagggaGACACCCAGTCTGTCTTGTCCTACCCCACCAAGGCCCGTCAAGACCGTTccccgcagctccttcagcccATTGCCTACCCCTTCAGCGGTGACGCCGATCTACTGTCTTACACCGCTGAAATGCACCCTCACCTGGTGTGCTCTACATACGAGTCGCAGATGTCGGGTATGATCTACCGAGGCTCAGGTGTCTCTCCCACATCGAGATCCCAGGGAAGGGGGGATAACGGTAGTCACCCCGACATAAGAG GGTTTGACTCCAGACAAGCATCTCATGATATGATGGCAATTCATGCCTACAATCCTCTGGAGGACCCTTACAGCCTCTATCCTCACTCTCTGAGAAACATGG ATGAGCTGTGTGCCAGCATTGTGCGCTCCCACAGAGAGACCAGCCAGTACCgagtggaggagctgcaggctctCAGATGGAAGCTGTTCAGCAGAGAGGAGATCCAAACCTACCAGAACAAA TCAGTTGATGAGATGTGGCAGCACTGTGCCATCCGGCTCACTGATGCAGTGCAGTATGTGGTGGAGTTCGCGAAACACATCCCAGGCTTCCGGATGCTCAGCCAGAATGACCAGATCGCTCTCCTGAAGACTG GCTCCATGGAGGTGGTTCTGGTCAGGATGAGTCGGTTCttcaacacagaaaacaacactgTCTTCTTTGACGGGAAGTTTGCCGGAGCTGAAGTCTTCAAGTCTTTGG CATGTGGTGATTTAATCACAGCCGTGTTTGAGTTTGCTCACAACATGTGTGCTCTGAAGCTTACTGAGCACCAGATCGCTCTCTTCAGTGCTCTTGTGCTGATCAACACAG ATCGTCCATGTCTGGAGGATAGAGGCAGGGTTCAGCGAGTGCAAAAAAGCGTGGAGTTAGGACTCACACACATTCTACACCGAGACAACCAAGAAAGTCTTATGCACAAG CTGTACCAGAAGATGGCAGAGTTGCGTTCGCTGTGCAGTATGCACATGGAGAAGCTGCGCTGGTTCAGTCAGCGTTACCCGCTCACTGCTCACTCACTGTTCCCTCCGCTGTACAAGGAGCTGTTCGCCTCTGAGGCCGAGCTGCTGCCGGGGACCACTCactga